A region of the Anaerolineae bacterium genome:
GGCTGTTGGGACATTCCCCTTGCATCATGGCCACGGCGGGGCAGGATTTCACCGATTACAGACATTGGTTGGAGCAACAGGGAATCGACGTCTCAGGGGTTCGTGTATATCAGGATGAGTTCACCGCCTCGTTTTTCGTCAGCACCGATCTCGATCACAACCAGATCGCCAGCTTCTATACGGGCGCCATGTCCCGCGCTGCCGAGCTTTCCTTCCAGGACCTAAGTGTAGATCACATTGAGCTGGCCGTGATCTCTCCGAATGACCCTGCGGCGATGGTCAAATATGTGCGTGAGTGCAAAGAATTAGGCATCCCGTATGTGTACGATCCGAGTCAGCAAATCGTGCGGTTGAGCGGAGCCGAGCTGATCGAGGGGGCCCAGGGCGCACGTTTGCTCGTAGTGAATGAATACGAGTTCGAGATGATCAAGAACAAGACCGGTCTGAGCGATGGTAAGCTCTGGGACCTAGCGCAGACTACCATCATCACCCGTGGCGAGCGTGGCTCGACCATCATCGAGAAGGGACGGTGGGTGGAGATCCCCAGCGCACCGCCACGACAGATCGTCGATCCGACGGGCGTAGGCGACGCTTATCGTGCCGGCGTGATCGTCGGCATGCTGGCAGGGTTCCCCTGGGAGGTAGCAGGGCGCATTGGAAGCCTGGCAGCCACCTATGTGCTAGAGCAGCACGGGACCCAGAACCATCGTTACACGCTGCCCGAGTTCATCGAGCGCTACCGCCAGGTCTTCGGCGACGCTCCAGAGCTAGCTCGTCTGGTGGAGCAGGCGATGACCCGATGAGAGCCCGGTTTATCCGCCATATCCAAACTTAGCGCAAGGAGTGGATCGAGTGGGTAAAGGATATGATGTAAGGGACTTATCGTTGGCCGACCAGGGGCGCCTTCGCATTGAGTGGGCGGCCCGGGAGATGCCAGTGCTGGCACAACTGCAGGAGCGCTTCGGCCAGGAGCATCCCCTCAGCGGGCTACGGCTGTCGGCCTGTCTACACGTCACCTCAGAGACCGCTAACCTGATGCGCGTGCTGCAGGCAGGCGGCGCTGATGTGGTGTTGTGTGCTTCGAACCCCCTGTCTACCCAGGACGATGTGGCAGCCGCCTTAGTGGCACATTACGAGATCCCTGTCTATGCGATTAAGGGCGAGGATCACCGTACTTACTACGCGCACATCCAGGCGGCGATAGATCACCGTCCGCATATCACGATGGACGACGGGGCGGATCTGGTCTCCACGTTGCATCGCGAGCGTCAGGAGCTGCTCGGCGATGTGATCGGCGGCACGGAGGAGACCACGACCGGTGTGATCCGGCTGCGGGCGATGGCGAAGGAGGGCGTATTACGTTATCCGATCATCGCCGTCAACGATGCCATGACCAAGCACCTATTCGACAACCGGTATGGCACGGGGCAATCCACGATTGATGGCATCTTGCGGGCAACCAATGTGCTGTTGGCGGGCAAGAACTTTGTGGTAGCCGGCTATGGATGGTGTAGCCGCGGCATCGCCATGCGGGCGCGTGGGATGGGTGCCAACGTCATCGTAACCGAGGTGGACCCGCTGCGAGCGCTCGAAGCGGTGATGGATGGTTTCCGGGTGATGCCGATGATCGAAGCCGCGGCGATCGGCGACATCTTTGTCACCTCGACGGGCGACATCAACGTAATTGATTGGCCACACCTGGAGCGCATGAAGTCGGGCGCGATCCTAGCCAACTCCGGTCACTTCAACGTGGAGATCAACCTGCAAGCCCTGGAAGCGATGGCAGTCCAACGGCAGCGGGTGAGAGACTTCCTGGACGAATATCAGTTGGCGGACGGCCGTCGGCTTTACCTCATCGGCGAGGGCCGGCTGGTGAACCTAGCCGCAGCCGAGGGGCACCCCAGCGCAGTGATGGACATGAGTTTTGCCAATCAGGCGTTGTGTGCGGAGTATATGGTCAAGCATGGGCGAGAGCTGGAGCGGCAGGTGTATCCCGTCCCTGAGCACATTGACAAGACGGTCGCCCGCCTGAAGCTACAGGCGATGGGCGTCCAAATTGACGCGCTTACACCAGAGCAGGAGAAGTATCTGGCCTCGTGGGAGATGGGGACATAAGACGGATTATGGACGAGGGACGATTGCCCCCCCGACTGCTCATTCATCGTTTACTGTCCGTCGTCTATTCCGAAGTCGAGGGCGAAGGAGCAGTGAGGATGAGTACCACTTTCATGAGATCGCCACAGTTCTTCTACACCTCGGAATCGGTGACCGAGGGGCATCCGGATAAGATGTGTGACCAGGTCTCGGACGCAGTGTTGGATGCCATCATCGCCCAGGATCCGGACGCGCGCGTGGCCTGCGAGTGCGCGACGACCACTGGGTTAATGTTGGTGATGGGCGAGATCACCACGTCGGCCCAGGTGGACATCCCGGAGATCGCCCGCAGCACGATTCGTGAGATCGGCTATACACGGGCGAAATATGGGTTCGACGCTGACACCTGTGCGGTGATTGTCTCCATTAAGAAGCAGTCAGCCGACATCGCGATGGGGGTGGATCGGGCGTTGGAGGCCAAGACTGGTGAGATGAACGAGTCGGAGATCGAGGCAATCGGGGCTGGCGATCAAGGAATGATGATCGGCTTCGCCTGCGATGAGACGCCCGAGTATATGCCGATGTCCATCCTCTTAGCCCACAAACTCTGCAAACGATTGGCGGCAGTGCGTAAAGACGGCACACTTCCTTACCTACGGCCAGATGGCAAGTCACAGGTGACTGTGGAGTATCACTACGGCAAGCCGGTACGGGTGGATACCATTGTCGTCTCCACGCAACACGCCCCTGATGTAGATCAAGCTACTATCTACCAGGACGTGGTAGATGTCGTGATCCGGCAGGTAGTGCCAGAACACATGATAGATCGCCGCACCAAGATCTTTGTCAACCCCACAGGACGCTTTGTAACAGGTGGCCCTTCGGGCGATGCCGGCCTGACCGGACGCAAGATCATGGTGGATACCTATGGTGGGGTTGCCCGGCACGGAGGGGGTGCCTTTTCCGGCAAAGATCCGACGAAAGTGGATCGCTCTGGCGCCTACATGGCGCGTCATATCGCCAAGAACATCGTCGCGGCCGGGCTGGCCAGCCGGTTCGAGTTGCAGATCTCCTATGCGATCGGGGTGGCGCGGCCGGTTTCCCTGGCCGTAGAGACGTTCGGGACAGGCAAGGTGCCGGATGAGCAGATTACCGAGCTGATCAAGGCACACTTCGATCTGCGCCCGGCGGCGATCATACGGTACTTAGATTTGCGACGGCCTATCTACAAGGCAACGGCAGCATATGGCCATTTCGGCCGTCTGGACATTGACGCGCCATGGGAGCGGCTGAACATGGCGGAGACCCTGCGGCATGAGGCTGGCCTCGATTAAGAATCTATCCGGAAAATCCAGCCAGGCCGACGAAGGCATCGCCTCTGCCTGCCCACATACGCTTAGAGAGTAGCTGAGAAGCTTTGACCAGCTCTTCCGATTCAGCTACTCCGTGACATGGGCACCGGTTTAGCCCATCTGCAGCCGCTCTGCCAGCGCGCTATACCGCTGCGCTACCCGATCATTGTGCACAGCGATGGCGATGGCGCGCGGCGTGCCCACCAACACAACGAGCTGGCGCGCTCTTGTCACAGCGGTGTAAAGCAAATTGCGTTGAAGCATCACGTAGTGCTGTGTTACTATTGGCACCACCACGGCTGGGAACTCGGATCCTTGTGCCTTGTGTACGGAAATCGCGTAGGCGTGCACCAGCTCGTCCAGTTCCAGGAAATCATATCGGACGCGCCGGCCGTCAAAGTCCACGGTCAGCGTCTGCTCCTCCAGGTCTAATGCGACGATGTGCCCCAGGTCGCCGTTGTAGACCTCTTTGTCGTAGTTGTTGCAGGTCTGCATCACCCGATCGCCTAAGCGGAAAACGCGGCCGCCTAAGTGGCGCTCCGGTTTATGCTCGGACGGGGGATTAAGCGCGTTTTGCAATAACAGGTTTAGATGGCCCACACCTGCCTCGCCCCGGTGCATCGGGCTCAGCACCTGGATGTCCGCCGGCTTTAGACCGAACCGGCGCGGGATGCGCGTTTGCACCAACTCTACGATCAGTTGAGCGGCCTGAGCCGGATCGTCGGTCTTGAACAGGAAAAAGTCCTGGGCCTTTTGGTTGTCCAGGATTGGCATCTGGCCCCGATTGATACGATGTGCGTTGACGATGATGTAGCTGCCCTCTCTCTGACGGAAGATGGTGTCCAGCCGTACTACAGCTACCGCCTCTGAGGCGATGATGTCGCGCAGGACGTTACCGGCCCCGACGGATGGGAGCTGATCCACGTCGCCTACCAGGAGCAGGTGGGCGCCGGGCGGAATGGCTTTCAACAAGTGGTTGGCCAGCAACAAATCCAGCATGGATGCCTCATCTACGATCACCATGTCCGCGTCCAGTGGATGCTCCTCGTTGCGCTGGAAGGTCATCCCTTCACCTGGCTTGAACTCCAGCAACCGGTGCACCGTCTTCGCCTCGCGACCGGTGGCCTCCGACAGCCGCTTAGCCGCCCGCCCTGTGGGCGAAGCCAGCACGTAAGAGCGGTTGGCCGCCTCCAAGATGTGGATGATTGTCTGAAGGCTGGTGGTTTTCCCTGTGCCCGGGCCACCGGTGAGCACTGTCACCCGCTGCGTGAGGGCCGTTTGCACCGCCTGGCGTTGAGCGGGTGCCAGAGCCAGGCCAGTACGTTGTTGGATAGCGGCGAATGCGGCCGTCCAGTCGAAGGTTTGAAACACCGCTAGCCGGTCCACTGGCGCCTCGATCAGCCGCCGCAGCCGACCCGCCACCCCGATCTCGCCGTAGTAGAAGGGGGTCAAATAGATGGCGCGCTCCTCGCCGATCGCCGTTGGAGCCATGGCCTCCCTCGCCGACTCGGGTAATCGCCGATTCGCCAACTCGCTGGCCCGTTGGCCTATCAACGGCTCGATTCGCACCTGTTCATCCGCTGCTAACGCCTCGATGGCCTGGGCCACGCGCGCTTCGTCGATCTGCAATAAGCGGGCGGCCTCGGCGATTAGCTCGCTGCGAGGCACATAGACATGCCCCTCGTCCGCCATCTGGCTGAGCACATAAGCCACACCGGCCGCCGCTCGCTCCAGGGCGTCCGGCGCGATCCCTAGGTTGCGGGCGATCTTGTCAGCGGTGATGAAGCCGATGCCGTAGACATCCCGCGCTAACCGATAGGGATCGTTGCGTACCACTTGGATGGCCGCGTCGCCATAGGTTTTGTAGATCTTGACCGCCAGCGAGGTGCTCACCCCATTCGCTTGCAGGAAGAGCATCACCTCCTTGATCTGGCGCTGCTCCTCCCAGGCGCGTCGGATCATTGCCACCCGCTTGGGGCCAACGCCCAGCACCTCTAGCAATCGTTCGGGCGTCTTCTCGATTACGTCGAGCGTCTCCAGTCCGAAACGCCGCACGATGCGCTCGGCGGTGACCGGGCCGATCCCCTTGATCAGGCCGGACCCTAGGTATTTGCGGATGCCTTGAACGGTGGCGGGCAGCACCATGCGCACGGACGCTGCCTTGAACTGGCGGCCGTACTGGGGATGTATCGTCCACTCGCCGATCAAATGGACGGACTCGCCCACGTGGATGCCCAGCATGTTCCCGACGACGGTGACGGTGTAATCCTTGCCCTCGGGCGTGAGCTGGGCGACGGTGTAGCCGTCTTCCTCGTTGTGGTAGGTGATGCGCTCGATCACACCGGTGAGCTCGTGCATGGCTCCCTCCTGGGGTTATTGTACTGTCTGCGGCCATCAGTCTGCAATTGTCATATCGTAGCGCCTGTGTTATCTTGCCTTAACAGTTAGCCTCAGTGATAGGGATGAGAGACATGAAACTATTTCAGCGCGGCGGCTTGTTCATCACGCATATGAACTGGGTTGGGGTCCAATGGCTGGCGATGAGGGATCGCGAGATCAGCCACATCGTCAACCGGCTGGCCTGGCCGGTTATCGCTGAGAACCTGCTGCAGACACTGCTGGGCGTGGTGGACATGATCATGGTTTCCCGGTTGGGGGCGGCAGCTGTCGCTGGGGTAGGGGCGGCTGGCCAGGTGATTTGGGTGATCAACTCGGCCTTTGGGGCAGTGACGGTGGGCACGACGGTGCTGATCGCTCACGCCATCGGGGCCGGCGATGTATCCCTGGCAAACCGGGTGCTCAAACAGTCGGCGATCCTGGCGGCGGCTGTTGCGGCTGTGTTGGGCGCGATAGGCTATCTCTGGTCCGACGAGATTCTCTTCCTAATGGGGGCGGAGCCAGACCTGGTCGAAGCGGGCTCCGTGTATCTGCGTATCGTCCTAGAGATGGGGATCTTCATGATCGCCATGTTCGTCATCGGCGCGGCGCTACGCGGGGCTGGCGACACGCAGACCCCGATGCGGGTGACAGCTTTCATCAATGTGGTGAACGTGGTCGTCGCTTATGGGCTGATTTTCGGCCAATGGGGTCTGCCGCGTTTGGGGGTAGCCGGCTCTGCTTGGGGAGCCAGTATCGCTCGTGTGGTAGGCACAGCGATCCTGGTAGTCGTCTTGTTGCGAGGAAAGGTGCCTATCAGCGCGCGCGGCCGCTCGGGGTGGCAGTTGGACATCCCACTGATTCGCCGGCTGGTGCGCGTGGGCGTCCCCTCTATGATCGAGCAGTTGGTGCTTAGCGGCGGCATGCTGCTGTATGGGATAGTAGTCATTGGAATGGGAACCAAAATCTACGCGGCACAACGGATCACCCTTCAGATCATCTCGCTCTCTTTCATGCCCGGCTTGGGGTTCGCCATGGCTGCCACTACGTTAGTAGGTCAGAGCCTAGGGGCGAAAAACCCTGAGCGGGCGCGGCTGGCTGCCTGGCGTTCCGCCTTTTCGGCTCTCCTCTGGATGTCGGCGATAGGGCTACTAGCGGCGGTGTTGGGCCGGCCCGTGATGCGCCTGTTCAGCGATGACCGAGAGATCATCGAGATGGGCACGGCGGCGCTCGCAGTGCTGGCGCTCACCCAGCCGTTTCAGGCCTTCGCCCAGGTGCTGGCGGGCGCGTTGCGGGGCGCGGGGGACACGCGCTATCCCATGTGGGTGACGACGGCGGGCATCTGGTTGGTGCGTTTGCCGCTGGCTTATCTGTTCGGGCCGGTGATGGGGATGAGCCTGGCGGTGATCTACGTGTCCAACGTCTTGGACAGCATTTTGCGTGCGGCATTGAACGCTATGCGCTTTCAGCGCGGGCGGTGGCAGGAGATCGGCGTATAAACGGAAGTGGTCAGGAGCGAAGAAGAAGTTCCCCCTTCGCTCCTGACCCGAGGAGCTCTTCTTTACGATAGGCGGTTATCGCTTCTCGAACGCCGCGTCGAACGCTACCCGCGAGGGCTCGAAGTCCAGCCGCCGGACAAAGGCAGCCGCCTCCGTCGCGCCGTGTACGCGATCCATCCCGCTGTCCTCCCACTCCACCGACAGCGGTCCCTGATAGCCGATCTCGTTGAGGGCGCGGATGATCTCCTCAAAGCGAATGCAGCCGCGGCCCAAAGAGCGGAAGTCCCAATAGCGTCGAGGATCGCCGAAATTCAGGTGGCCACCGAACACGCCCGCATCCGTTGGCGTCGGCGACCAGTAGACGTCCTTCATGTGCACGTGGAAGATGCGGTCTCGGAACAGCCGGATGAAGCGGACGTAGTCTACCCCCTGGTAGCCCAGGTGACTGGGATCGAAGTTAAAGCCAAACGACGGACGATGATTGATCGCTTCCAGTGCCCGCTGAGCGGAGACGATATCGAAGGCGATCTCTGTAGGATGAACTTCCAGCGCGAACTTGACGCCCACCTCTTCGAAGACGTCCAGGATCGGGTTCCAGCGGTCGGCGAAATCCTTGTAGCCGGCCTCGATCTGCCCCGGTTGGTTGGGCGGGAACGAATAGAGCAACGGCCAGATAGAGCTGCCCGTGAAGCCGTTGACGACCTTGACGCCCAATTTGGCGGCAGCGCGAGCGGTATTCTTCATCTCCTCCGCCGCCCGTTGCCGGACGCCTTCGGGATCGCCATCGCCCCAGACGCGAGCCGGGAGGATCGCCTTGTGACGGATATCAATGTGATCGCACACAGCCTGGCCGACCAAATGGTTGCTGATCGCGAAGCACTTCAGGCCGTACTTATTGAGGATGTCCCACCGGCTCTGGCAATAGGCGTCATCGGATAAGGCCTTGTCTACCTCGAAATGGTCACCCCAGCAGGCGAGCTCGAGGCCGTCATACCCCATCTCCTTAGCCTTGGCCGCCAGAGCCTCCAGCGTCATGTCAGCCCATTGTCCCGTGAAAAGCGTGACCGGACGTGCCATGGTTTCCTCCTCTGGTTGAGATAGAGCTTTTGAGCCGTATTGGCATTATACCACACAGGGTGCGCTCTAGTTCCCAGCTGCCTACAGATGCAGAACGATCAGCGAGACTACGAACCCCACCGCAAGGCCTGCGATCACGTCCAGGAGGTAGTGAACTCCCAGAGCCACCCGCGACCATCCTACCCATAACGTGAGGAGCAGGACTAACCATCCCCACCCAGGGAACAGCGCAGGCAAATATACCATCACCGTCCCCATACGCGTGGCATGTCCGGAGGGAAACGAGTGTTGGTCATACGCCTGCGAATAGAACCCACGCCGTTGCATCGGGCGCTGGCGACGCCAGCTCAATTTTATTGAAGTAGTGATCCCCCCAGCGACCGCCATGGAAATCATCCATCGCCAGATCAACGGCCGAGCAGTAGCGGGCATGAGAGCTAGCGTTAAGGCTAGCGTCAGCACCCATACCCAGCCATCCCCCAGATGCGCACCAGCCGTCGCCAGGTGGTAAGCCCAGCCTGTGCTTGCCTTTTGCCACCGCTGGCTGATCACCCGGTCCCAAGCCACTATACGTTGGGCCAGAGGCGACCACTTCATGCCGTTTGTGCCTCGACGCGGGCGGCCAACAGCCGACGGGCCATCTCCAACTGGTGTGGCTTGTCTACGTCCATCCCTAGGTCGGCGTACGGGGAAATGACTACCTTGGCCCGACAACCGAGCAAGCGACTGGCTACCTGTTCCCCCTCGGCGATGCTTAAGCGCCCCAGCACCACCTTGGCGAGAGTCCTCCAGCCGAACAGGCGCGCCTGCCGCAACGGATGTTTGCGTTCAGCCATCAGGCGTCGGGCTAATGGCAAGTTAGCCTGGAATACCGAAGTCTTGACCAGAAAGAGATCACCGCCGCAGAATCGCCCCTCCTTGATGCGCACATATGACCGGCCTGCTCCGGGGAACTGGGCCTCCATGACCCGATCCTGCACGATCGAGTAGTAGAGGTCATAGCGATCAGCCAAACAGGCGCTGATAAACCAAGTGACCGTCTCTGGACGTAACAGAGGCACATCTCCGGAGGCGATGATCCCGTATTCCATGTCGGGCTGATGGCTTAGGAGGTAGTTAATACCGTGAAGGACATTCTCCAGGTGGTCTGGCAAATTAGGCAGACATGCTACCCCTGGCCCCAGGTCTACCTGTAACGACGGATCAATGCCTACCACTACGATGCGTCCAATGGATGGAGATCGGCGTAAGGCGTCTACTGTCCACCAGACCAACGGCCGGCCGGCTACATCTATGAGCGCCTTTTGCGGCGCACCGACGGCAGTCGCTAGCGGATCCGGGCGCTGAGGATCGTAGCCGGCTGTGACCACGGCATCTAACATAAGCACCTCCTCGCTTGCGTCAGGCGCATTATAGGCGGTGCTGCCACAAGCGTCAATCTCGCCAGAACTTGCCAAAACCTCCTCTTATCCTTATAATGTGGCTCGGCAAGTCCCCGGCGAAGGCAGCCAACGTGTGCCTCCTAGCCGGGGCGCTTCTTGCCTGGGATGCTGCACGTTTTCCAATATTTGATTCGATTTTCCGCAAGGAGGTCTGCCTAGATGAGCAAGAAGTGGGTATACCTCTTCACAGAAGTGGAAGAGGCCGAGAGGTATGCTGGCTCTTGGGATGGCGTGCGCGGCCTATTGGGCGGCAAAGGCGCCGGTCTCGCCGACATGACCAGGGCGAAGTTACCGGTCCCTCCAGGTTTCACGATCACCACTGAGGCGTGTAACGCTTTCCTGGCGAATAACCAGCAATTCCCGGAGGGGATGTGGGAGCAAACGCTGGAGGCGCTGCGCAAGATCGAGGCAGAGACCGGCAAGAAATTCGGCGATCCTAACAATCCCCTGTTAGTCTCCGTCCGCTCCGGCGCCAAGTTCTCCATGCCCGGCATGATGGACACCGTCCTTAACCTGGGCCTCAACCAGGAGACGCTCGAAGGATTAGCCCGACTCACCAACAACCCTCGCTTCGCCTGGGATGCCTACCGACGTTTCGTGCAGCTCTTCGGTAAGATCGTCATGGGCGTAGATGGCGAGAAGTTTGAGCGCGTAATGGACGCCTGGAAGGCCAAAACTGAGGGCGGACAAGACACCGACCTCACCGCCGAAATGCTCCAGGAGATCGTCAAAGAGTTCAAGCAGATCATCAAAGAAGAGACCGGCCAGGACTTCCCCGATGACCCCTATGAGCAGCTTCGGATGGCCATCAAGGCCGTATTCAACTCCTGGAATGGCCGTCGCGCTCGCGATTACCGCCGCCTGAACAAGATCCCCGACGATCTGGGCACTGCGGTCAACATTGTGACCATGGTCTTCGGCAACATGGGATGGGATTCCGCCACTGGCGTGGCGTTCACCCGCAACCCATCTACCGGTGAGAAGAAGCTATACGGGGAGTATTTGCCCAATGCCCAGGGCGAGGACGTGGTGGCTGGCATTCGCACCCCAAAGCCCATTGATGAGTTGGCTAAGGAGATGCCTGAGGCATATAAGGAATTCCAGGAGATCGCCGAACGGCTGGAGCGCTATTACAAAGACGTGCAGGACCTGGAGTTCACCATCGAGCGGGGCAAGCTCTACATGCTGCAGACCCGCACCGGTAAACGGACCGGCCTGGCCGCGGTGAAGATCGCCGTGGATATGGTCAAGGAAGGGCTGATTGACAAGGCTACCGCCGTCCAGCGGGTGGATCCAGCCGCGCTGGATCAGCTCCTGCACCCGATGATTGATCCCAAGGCCAAAGTCCAGGTCATCGCTACAGGCCTGCCCGCTAGCCCCGGCGCCGCGACTGGCAAGGTCGTCTTCGACGCCGACGAAGCCGAGCAGCTAGGTAATGCTGGCGAGAAGGTGATCCTGGTGCGCGTGGAGACCGCGCCTGAAGATTTTCACGGCATGGCCGCAGCGCAAGGCTTCCTCACCGCCCGTGGTGGCATGACCAGTCATGCCGCTGTGGTGGCGCGCGGCATGGGCAAGCCGTGCGTGGCTGGCGCCGGTGAGGTGCTCATAGACTACGAAAAACAACAGTTCAGCGCCAACGGCGTCGTCGTTCGACGCGGCGATTACATTACTATTGATGGCTCTACCGGCCGCGTCATCCTAGGGCAAGCCCCTGTGATCGAGCCTGAGCTAAGCGGCGATTTCGCCACCTTGATGGAATGGGCGGATGAATTCCGCAAGTTGGGTGTGCGTGCCAATGCCGACATCCCGCGGGATGCTCGCATTGCCCGTCGCTTCGGTGCCGAGGGTATCGGCCTCTGCCGCACCGAGCACATGTTCTTCGAGGGCGATCGCATTGACGCCATGCGCGAGATGATCCTGGCTGATACCCCCGAAGAACGCCGCCGCGCCCTTGCTAAGATCCAGCCACTCCAGCGGGAAGACTTCGTCGGCCTGTTCCGCGAGATGGACGGCTATCCCGTCATCATCCGCACGCTCGACCCGCCGCTCCATGAGTTCTTGCCTAAGGAAAAGGAAGAGATTGAGGCACTAGCGGCTAAGATCGGCGTCCCGGCTCAGAAGATCTACGATCGAATTACGCAACTGCACGAATTTAATCCAATGCTGGGCTTCCGCGGCTGTCGCCTGGGCGTAACCTACCCCGAGATCACCGAGATGCAGGCGCGCGCCATCTTCGAGGCTGCTGTGCAAGTCAAGAAGGAAGGGATCAAGGTCTTCCCCGAGGTGATGATCCCATTGGTGAGCGACGTCAACGAGCTTAATCTGCAGGTGGAGATCGTCCGCCGCGTGGCCAAGGAGGTGATGGAAGAGACCGGTGTCGAGTTCGAGTACAAAGTTGGCACCATGATCGAGCTGCCCCGCGCGGCTCTGCTGGCTGATGAGATCGCGCAGACCGCGGAGTTCTTCTCTTTCGGCACCAACGATCTCACGCAGACCACCTTCGGCATGAGCCGCGATGATGCCGGCCGCTTCCTGCCCCTGTATGTGGAACGCAAGATCCTCCCCGATGATCCATTCCAGGTGCTGGATCAGAAGGGTGTGGGCAAGTTGGTGAAGATGGGTACCGAGCTGGGCCGCAAGACCCGTCCAGACTTGGAGGTGGGCATCTGCGGCGAGCACGGCGGCGAGCCGAACTCTGTGAAGTTCTGTCATCAGGTGGGCCTGGACTACGTCTCCTGCTCGCCGTACCGCGTGCCCATCGCCAAACTGGCGGCCGCCCAGGCTGCTCTAGGCGACATCACCCGTGATAAATGAGTTCAGAAAGCTTCCCTACTCCCATTTCGTAGTTACTAAGAGAGGTCTGGAGGGGCGAAATGCCCCTCCAGAGAATCCCTTGTTCAGCCTTTTACCCGCTTATCTTGGCTCTTCATCCTCTGGGCGAAACCAAGCACAAGCATAGGTAGGCGACAGACCAAAACTAAGGAGTCTGCAGAGGGGGTCTCTTCCTCCATGCTTTCCTATTTGATGGGAAAAAGCCGTAGCTGAGAAACCTTCCGTTGAGAGGGGGTCTGGAGAGAGCTTCACTCCCTCCAGACTTTCCCGGACGAGTTTTGCAGCATTGCCCTTTTTGCGTATACTGTAGTTCCAGAGAATCCTTGGATTCCCCTGATGGAGCTGCTCACGGCGATGAACGCCGTCGAAGAGATCAAGCAGCGCCTCGACATCGTTGAGGTGATCTCCACCTATGTTCCTCTAAAGCGCGCTGGACGTCACTTTAAAGGCTTGTGCCCTTTTCATACCGAGAGGACCCCTTCTTTCATCGTCTTCCCGGAGACGGGCACCTGGCACTGTTTTGGCGCTTGTGGCACAGGTGGCGACATCTTCACGTTCATCATGCGACGCGAGAACCTGGATTTTCACGAGGCTCTCCAGTTGCTAGCGCGTCGAGCTGGCGTCGAACTGAT
Encoded here:
- a CDS encoding nucleotidyltransferase family protein, with the translated sequence MASSGEIDACGSTAYNAPDASEEVLMLDAVVTAGYDPQRPDPLATAVGAPQKALIDVAGRPLVWWTVDALRRSPSIGRIVVVGIDPSLQVDLGPGVACLPNLPDHLENVLHGINYLLSHQPDMEYGIIASGDVPLLRPETVTWFISACLADRYDLYYSIVQDRVMEAQFPGAGRSYVRIKEGRFCGGDLFLVKTSVFQANLPLARRLMAERKHPLRQARLFGWRTLAKVVLGRLSIAEGEQVASRLLGCRAKVVISPYADLGMDVDKPHQLEMARRLLAARVEAQTA
- a CDS encoding phosphatase PAP2 family protein translates to MKWSPLAQRIVAWDRVISQRWQKASTGWAYHLATAGAHLGDGWVWVLTLALTLALMPATARPLIWRWMISMAVAGGITTSIKLSWRRQRPMQRRGFYSQAYDQHSFPSGHATRMGTVMVYLPALFPGWGWLVLLLTLWVGWSRVALGVHYLLDVIAGLAVGFVVSLIVLHL
- the ppdK gene encoding pyruvate, phosphate dikinase; translated protein: MSKKWVYLFTEVEEAERYAGSWDGVRGLLGGKGAGLADMTRAKLPVPPGFTITTEACNAFLANNQQFPEGMWEQTLEALRKIEAETGKKFGDPNNPLLVSVRSGAKFSMPGMMDTVLNLGLNQETLEGLARLTNNPRFAWDAYRRFVQLFGKIVMGVDGEKFERVMDAWKAKTEGGQDTDLTAEMLQEIVKEFKQIIKEETGQDFPDDPYEQLRMAIKAVFNSWNGRRARDYRRLNKIPDDLGTAVNIVTMVFGNMGWDSATGVAFTRNPSTGEKKLYGEYLPNAQGEDVVAGIRTPKPIDELAKEMPEAYKEFQEIAERLERYYKDVQDLEFTIERGKLYMLQTRTGKRTGLAAVKIAVDMVKEGLIDKATAVQRVDPAALDQLLHPMIDPKAKVQVIATGLPASPGAATGKVVFDADEAEQLGNAGEKVILVRVETAPEDFHGMAAAQGFLTARGGMTSHAAVVARGMGKPCVAGAGEVLIDYEKQQFSANGVVVRRGDYITIDGSTGRVILGQAPVIEPELSGDFATLMEWADEFRKLGVRANADIPRDARIARRFGAEGIGLCRTEHMFFEGDRIDAMREMILADTPEERRRALAKIQPLQREDFVGLFREMDGYPVIIRTLDPPLHEFLPKEKEEIEALAAKIGVPAQKIYDRITQLHEFNPMLGFRGCRLGVTYPEITEMQARAIFEAAVQVKKEGIKVFPEVMIPLVSDVNELNLQVEIVRRVAKEVMEETGVEFEYKVGTMIELPRAALLADEIAQTAEFFSFGTNDLTQTTFGMSRDDAGRFLPLYVERKILPDDPFQVLDQKGVGKLVKMGTELGRKTRPDLEVGICGEHGGEPNSVKFCHQVGLDYVSCSPYRVPIAKLAAAQAALGDITRDK
- a CDS encoding sugar phosphate isomerase/epimerase encodes the protein MARPVTLFTGQWADMTLEALAAKAKEMGYDGLELACWGDHFEVDKALSDDAYCQSRWDILNKYGLKCFAISNHLVGQAVCDHIDIRHKAILPARVWGDGDPEGVRQRAAEEMKNTARAAAKLGVKVVNGFTGSSIWPLLYSFPPNQPGQIEAGYKDFADRWNPILDVFEEVGVKFALEVHPTEIAFDIVSAQRALEAINHRPSFGFNFDPSHLGYQGVDYVRFIRLFRDRIFHVHMKDVYWSPTPTDAGVFGGHLNFGDPRRYWDFRSLGRGCIRFEEIIRALNEIGYQGPLSVEWEDSGMDRVHGATEAAAFVRRLDFEPSRVAFDAAFEKR